A single window of Channa argus isolate prfri chromosome 12, Channa argus male v1.0, whole genome shotgun sequence DNA harbors:
- the LOC137138167 gene encoding myeloid-associated differentiation marker homolog: protein MPLITFPNSQLLWVRVAALLFTCVAFSVVAHGGLLPSEGMADWCIFCWAFSFACTLLVLLVEQFGLQARAPVSWTNFPITIACYGALLCLSASVIFPLFYIKDKSYRSEVRDYRIASTVFSCLAAVAYMGEVSLSKARPGEVAGYMATAPGLLKVCQTFVACVIFILVSNPVLYDSHAGLKWCMAVYCICFILSMAVVVLCVGECTGCLPIPFSKFLSAYGLLAVIMYFTATIIWPVFQFEKQIYRDSQRESRKIAVSVLTALNFLLYLADLAYSARLVFVSA from the coding sequence ATGCCACTGATCACTTTTCCCAATTCCCAGTTGCTATGGGTGCGTGTAGCTGCCCTGCTGTTCACCTGTGTGGCGTTCAGTGTCGTAGCACATGGAGGCTTACTGCCCAGTGAAGGCATGGCTGACTGGTGCATCTTCTGCTGGGCGTTCAGCTTCGCCTGCACCCTGCTGGTCCTGCTCGTGGAGCAGTTTGGCCTCCAGGCCCGAGCCCCTGTGTCCTGGACCAATTTCCCCATTACTATCGCCTGCTACGGTgccctcctctgcctctctgcctctgtcatcTTTCCACTCTTTTACATCAAGGACAAGTCGTACAGAAGTGAGGTCCGTGACTATCGCATTGCCTCCACAGTCTTCTCCTGCCTGGCAGCAGTGGCCTACATGGGGGAGGTGAGCCTGTCTAAAGCGAGGCCAGGAGAAGTGGCTGGTTATATGGCTACAGCACCTGGCCTGTTGAAAGTGTGCCAGACCTTTGTAGCCTGTGTTATCTTCATCCTGGTCAGCAATCCTGTGCTGTATGACAGTCATGCAGGTCTTAAGTGGTGCATGGCAGTATACTGCATCTGCTTCATCCTTTCCATGGCTGTTGTGGTGCTGTGTGTGGGAGAGTGCACCGGCTGTCTCCCCATCCCCTTCTCCAAGTTCCTGTCAGCATATGGCCTCCTGGCGGTTATCATGTACTTCACTGCTACAATCATCTGGCCTGTGTTccagtttgaaaaacaaatctatagAGATAGCCAAAGAGAATCACGTAAGATCGCTGTGTCCGTGCTCACTGCCCTCAACTTCCTGCTTTATCTCGCTGACCTGGCCTACAGTGCCAGGCTGGTGTTTGTTAGTGCCtga